One Methanolobus sp. WCC4 DNA segment encodes these proteins:
- a CDS encoding methyltransferase cognate corrinoid protein, which produces MSNQEMLDKLRDTIVTQDINGCAEATQEALDAGMTAVEIINDGLSVGMKIIGDKFEAAEVYLPQIMMSAKAMNAAMEILVPVLAEEKGADDEGVGLAVTYVQEGDIHDIGHRLVTTMLEANGFRIIDMGVDVPNDNIVEEIAKHKGKKVLLVGSALMTTSMLGQKDTVSMLAEEGLRDYVKIMFGGAPVSDAWIAEIGADATAENAADAARVALEIMK; this is translated from the coding sequence ATGTCAAATCAGGAAATGTTAGACAAACTCAGAGACACTATCGTTACACAGGATATCAACGGTTGTGCCGAAGCTACCCAGGAAGCCCTGGATGCCGGAATGACAGCTGTTGAGATCATCAACGATGGTCTTTCAGTAGGTATGAAGATAATCGGTGACAAGTTCGAAGCAGCAGAGGTCTACCTTCCGCAGATCATGATGTCTGCAAAGGCAATGAACGCTGCAATGGAGATCCTTGTTCCTGTACTCGCAGAAGAGAAGGGAGCAGATGACGAAGGTGTAGGACTTGCTGTCACCTATGTACAGGAAGGCGACATCCACGATATCGGTCACCGCCTCGTAACAACAATGCTTGAAGCAAACGGTTTCAGGATAATTGACATGGGCGTCGACGTACCAAATGACAATATCGTTGAAGAGATTGCAAAACACAAGGGCAAGAAGGTACTGCTCGTTGGTTCAGCACTCATGACAACATCAATGCTCGGTCAGAAGGACACTGTATCAATGCTTGCAGAAGAAGGTCTTCGTGATTATGTCAAGATCATGTTCGGTGGAGCACCGGTATCTGATGCATGGATCGCAGAGATCGGAGCAGATGCAACAGCAGAGAACGCAGCAGATGCAGCTCGTGTAGCTCTTGAGATTATGAAATAA
- a CDS encoding ATP-binding protein gives MLLLIVILPASAVAEDNDTISIVIEQFPPMTFVDDKDIYSGFSVEIINHIAMTEGWQVEYTLLPWADCLESVKNGDSDLLIAVAYSKERDSYLDYTNNSMSLEWSQVFTSKDSHINSIRDLDGQKIAVVENTYGAIGLIDLTQQYGVDCEFVYVDDFDSVRSHIREGKVDAGMFARSYASHNGLGMVFKETAIETFPISLHCATTEGENQELIATIDTYLGDLKADNGSVYYDIEDKWLSYGEPFELPAWLVVFLIILILAVLIFIVISVVLRKEVLKRTSELLSKNEELNASKKKYFTLVEGSKEGIVIVQDEVLVFANNRIVEMIGYDLGSILNTSILNYVSDDSAHIVTKIYEKIANEGPDIPSSYEIRLIRKDGSSFVAELSPSLIEHNGKRAIMVMIRDIEERKQTEMMKEEMIRAEESNRLKSEFLANMSHELRTPLNSVIGFSEILEMQTSGELNEKQQRYVSNISSSGKHLLELINGILDLSKVEAGRMELSIEPFPPIPIIHDVITTLMPLAMKQDLTLIYDLDDCPEIINADKMKFKQILFNLVSNSIKFTSEGGTVNIGASHDNGDILVSVKDTGKGISKSDQKKIFYPFRQVNNFDSRDKEGTGLGLSIVKSFVELHGGTVWVESELDVGTTFYFRIPIERQNL, from the coding sequence ATGTTACTACTAATAGTAATATTACCGGCTTCAGCAGTTGCAGAGGACAATGATACTATTTCTATTGTCATTGAGCAGTTCCCTCCAATGACATTTGTTGATGATAAAGACATATACAGTGGTTTCTCTGTTGAAATTATAAATCATATTGCAATGACCGAAGGATGGCAGGTCGAATATACTTTGTTACCATGGGCAGATTGTCTTGAAAGTGTCAAAAATGGTGATTCTGATCTGTTGATAGCAGTCGCTTATAGTAAAGAACGTGATTCTTATCTGGATTATACGAATAATAGCATGTCTCTTGAATGGAGCCAGGTCTTTACTTCGAAAGATTCTCATATCAACTCAATACGTGACCTTGATGGTCAAAAAATTGCAGTTGTTGAAAATACCTATGGTGCTATTGGACTAATTGACCTTACACAACAATATGGAGTAGATTGCGAATTTGTCTATGTTGATGATTTTGATTCGGTAAGGTCCCATATTCGTGAAGGAAAAGTAGATGCAGGAATGTTTGCCAGATCATATGCATCACATAATGGTCTGGGAATGGTCTTTAAAGAAACTGCTATTGAGACTTTCCCTATATCGTTGCATTGTGCAACGACTGAAGGAGAGAATCAGGAACTTATTGCAACCATTGACACTTACCTTGGTGATCTGAAAGCAGATAATGGTTCAGTTTACTACGACATAGAGGATAAATGGTTATCTTATGGAGAACCTTTCGAATTACCTGCATGGTTAGTGGTTTTTCTTATCATATTGATCCTTGCGGTCCTGATCTTTATCGTAATCTCTGTTGTTCTCAGAAAAGAGGTTCTCAAACGTACTTCTGAACTGTTATCCAAGAATGAGGAACTCAATGCCTCAAAAAAGAAGTACTTTACACTGGTTGAAGGGAGCAAAGAAGGTATTGTTATTGTTCAGGATGAAGTACTTGTTTTCGCCAATAACAGAATTGTAGAGATGATCGGTTATGACCTGGGTTCTATTCTTAATACATCTATTCTTAATTATGTTTCAGACGATAGTGCACATATTGTGACGAAGATCTATGAAAAGATAGCTAATGAAGGCCCTGATATTCCATCTAGCTATGAGATCAGATTAATACGGAAAGATGGAAGTTCATTTGTTGCCGAGCTAAGTCCTTCTTTGATAGAACATAATGGCAAGAGAGCTATAATGGTAATGATCAGGGATATAGAAGAACGTAAGCAAACAGAGATGATGAAAGAGGAAATGATACGTGCAGAAGAATCTAATCGTCTAAAAAGTGAGTTCTTAGCGAACATGAGCCATGAATTAAGAACCCCGCTTAATTCTGTAATTGGTTTTTCAGAAATACTTGAGATGCAGACTTCAGGAGAATTGAATGAAAAACAGCAGAGATATGTAAGCAATATATCTTCCAGTGGAAAACATTTGCTTGAACTTATAAATGGAATACTCGACCTTTCCAAAGTAGAAGCAGGAAGGATGGAACTATCTATTGAACCATTCCCACCCATACCTATTATTCATGATGTAATAACCACCCTTATGCCATTGGCCATGAAGCAAGATCTGACTTTAATATATGATCTTGATGACTGCCCGGAAATCATCAATGCAGACAAAATGAAGTTCAAGCAGATCTTGTTCAATCTGGTGAGTAATTCTATTAAGTTTACATCTGAAGGAGGTACTGTAAACATTGGTGCATCACATGATAACGGCGATATTCTGGTCAGTGTGAAAGATACCGGCAAAGGTATCTCTAAGTCTGACCAGAAAAAGATCTTCTATCCTTTCAGGCAGGTAAATAATTTTGATTCAAGGGACAAAGAAGGTACCGGACTTGGTCTTTCTATTGTAAAGTCGTTTGTTGAACTTCACGGAGGAACGGTGTGGGTCGAATCTGAATTGGACGTAGGAACGACTTTCTATTTCAGGATCCCGATCGAGAGACAAAACCTTTGA
- a CDS encoding monomethylamine:corrinoid methyltransferase, with product MQNIYKYLKYAIAGEKRTEREHDILIFKKSEELAFKYGIEYDPGVFVPDDLELADAVFEAGIELLHSTGIFCKSTKRVINIDEEDILKALNITNPLEIGRLKEKIAVPHRYPMVSFPPVIIGGPMGGSVSEENFLYVNLSSVQENVVQGIYSGAMKQFGGEYIQPKSPLEMLAVLKASRNERLATKIAGREGLTLMGPSTSTLTTSSLLVSSDELYSSADPQEVYMDDLKVDYETLSKCIYHQEHGNHYISGQVPVFGGPCIGSPEGLAIIDVAETLQSKVLAHSSIHASGAVHAETGSSSSKEIMWASNLASLAISRNMNYYTARYYWNSAGICTDMMFYETAAQAIGDTVCGRNILLGPTGRLGSAPDHSSGLESRFMGEMAQLATQLTLTEANKLVAKIYSKYADRIRSPPEGKPFDKCYNIRSEYDMEPTEEYLSLYRKISYEIMGDVPGEPV from the coding sequence ATGCAAAATATCTACAAATACCTCAAGTATGCGATCGCGGGGGAAAAACGAACAGAAAGAGAGCATGACATCCTTATATTCAAGAAATCAGAAGAGCTGGCTTTCAAATACGGTATAGAATATGACCCGGGAGTCTTCGTTCCTGATGACCTTGAACTTGCAGATGCAGTCTTTGAGGCAGGTATTGAACTTCTTCATTCCACAGGCATATTCTGTAAAAGCACCAAAAGGGTCATCAACATAGATGAAGAGGATATCCTGAAGGCTCTGAACATAACAAATCCTCTTGAAATTGGAAGACTTAAAGAGAAAATAGCAGTTCCGCATCGTTATCCAATGGTCTCTTTTCCACCTGTGATCATAGGCGGACCCATGGGAGGAAGTGTATCTGAAGAGAATTTCCTTTATGTTAACCTTAGTTCTGTGCAGGAGAACGTTGTGCAGGGTATCTACAGTGGAGCCATGAAACAGTTTGGAGGAGAATATATACAACCCAAAAGTCCACTGGAAATGCTCGCTGTGCTAAAAGCATCCAGAAATGAGAGACTGGCAACGAAGATCGCAGGCAGGGAAGGACTTACACTTATGGGACCGAGCACCTCAACGCTAACAACATCATCTTTACTTGTCTCTTCTGATGAGCTTTACTCAAGCGCCGATCCGCAGGAAGTCTATATGGACGACCTCAAGGTGGATTATGAGACGCTCTCAAAGTGTATCTATCATCAGGAACATGGCAATCACTACATATCAGGACAGGTACCTGTTTTTGGTGGACCGTGTATCGGTTCTCCTGAAGGACTTGCCATCATAGATGTGGCAGAGACACTTCAATCCAAGGTCCTGGCACACTCCAGCATACATGCATCCGGTGCAGTACATGCTGAAACCGGCTCATCGAGTTCAAAGGAGATAATGTGGGCATCAAATCTGGCATCACTTGCCATTTCCAGAAATATGAACTATTACACTGCAAGATACTACTGGAACTCCGCCGGTATCTGCACCGATATGATGTTCTACGAAACTGCTGCACAGGCGATCGGTGATACTGTCTGCGGCAGGAATATACTACTTGGACCAACAGGACGTCTGGGAAGTGCCCCGGACCATTCATCGGGACTTGAATCAAGATTCATGGGTGAGATGGCACAATTAGCAACCCAGCTAACTCTCACTGAAGCAAACAAACTGGTAGCCAAGATATATTCCAAATACGCTGACCGCATCAGAAGTCCACCTGAAGGCAAACCCTTCGACAAGTGCTACAACATCCGCTCCGAATACGACATGGAACCCACCGAAGAATACCTGTCACTCTACAGGAAGATCTCGTACGAGATCATGGGTGATGTGCCAGGGGAACCGGTGTGA
- the mtbA gene encoding methylcobamide:CoM methyltransferase MtbA — protein MAEYTPKERLARALTGQPVDRMPAVSVTQTGTVDQMEACGASWPEANYDAQQMATLAEAGHTVVGFEAVRVPFDITAEAEFFGCEIKDGTKEQQPSVIGHVVSSMEDIEKLKGYDLNDGRINVVCDAIKILADKYGDELPIMGSMIGPFSLAQHINGDNWFMEIMTNEEFGLALMEFTTEFSVAYAKKMVDNGADTMVIIDPTASPQLIGNEFYEKFVVPFHKKVCDEMRELNVATVLHVCGDTTKGLGVMETCGVDAISVDQNVDAATAVGNVKNAVIIGNLDPVNMLWNQTPEAIREESQKVLDAGIGLLAPGCGIVSKTPTENLQAMVEMAKSHKY, from the coding sequence ATGGCAGAATATACACCAAAAGAAAGATTAGCAAGAGCACTTACAGGCCAGCCTGTTGACAGGATGCCAGCAGTCTCAGTAACTCAGACCGGAACAGTTGACCAGATGGAAGCCTGTGGAGCTTCCTGGCCAGAAGCAAACTACGATGCCCAGCAGATGGCAACCCTCGCTGAAGCAGGTCACACTGTAGTAGGTTTTGAAGCTGTACGTGTGCCTTTTGACATCACTGCAGAAGCTGAGTTCTTCGGCTGTGAGATCAAGGACGGCACAAAGGAACAGCAGCCATCCGTAATTGGTCATGTTGTATCAAGCATGGAAGATATCGAAAAGCTCAAAGGCTACGATCTTAACGACGGCAGGATCAACGTCGTATGTGATGCGATCAAGATCCTTGCAGACAAATATGGAGATGAGCTTCCTATTATGGGCAGTATGATCGGTCCTTTCTCCCTTGCACAGCACATCAATGGTGACAACTGGTTCATGGAGATCATGACAAATGAGGAATTTGGTCTTGCACTCATGGAATTCACAACCGAGTTCAGTGTCGCATATGCAAAGAAGATGGTAGATAACGGTGCAGATACAATGGTCATCATAGACCCAACCGCAAGTCCGCAGCTTATCGGTAATGAGTTCTATGAGAAATTTGTGGTACCTTTCCACAAGAAGGTCTGTGATGAAATGCGTGAGCTTAATGTTGCAACAGTACTTCACGTATGTGGTGACACGACAAAGGGTCTTGGAGTCATGGAAACATGTGGTGTGGACGCTATCAGTGTTGACCAGAATGTAGATGCTGCAACTGCTGTAGGGAACGTGAAAAATGCTGTCATCATCGGTAATCTCGATCCTGTGAACATGCTCTGGAACCAGACTCCTGAAGCTATCAGGGAAGAATCACAGAAGGTACTGGATGCAGGCATAGGTCTTCTGGCTCCCGGATGTGGTATTGTCAGCAAGACACCTACTGAGAACCTCCAGGCAATGGTAGAGATGGCCAAGAGCCACAAATATTGA
- the twy1 gene encoding 4-demethylwyosine synthase TYW1, which produces MARRRKKDIEITDFKSLLKKQGYSLAGKHSAVKTCLWLRRSIKDEGECYKSIFYGITSHRCLQMTPTLICNQKCLHCWRPTEIDVDMPTDYDSPEDIVSSAIESQRKLLTGFGHSAPPHLWKEGNDPKHVAISLSGEPTLFPHLPELIEEFKRKGFTTFVVSNGTVPEMMAKIDPAQLYMSLDAPDRETYEKVCVPNSPRLWDNILRSLEILRDKETRTVIRITLIKGVNMFDPQGYAELIKIADPDYIEVKAYMHLGFSRKRLPREAMPLPEEVLEFSEELADHLGYKVAGNVEVSRVVLLSKDGSVTHLM; this is translated from the coding sequence ATGGCCCGAAGAAGAAAGAAAGATATTGAGATCACGGATTTCAAGAGCCTGCTGAAGAAGCAGGGCTACAGTCTTGCAGGAAAACATAGTGCTGTTAAGACATGTCTCTGGCTTCGTCGTTCCATCAAGGACGAAGGTGAGTGCTACAAATCCATCTTCTATGGGATTACTTCCCATCGCTGTCTCCAGATGACCCCCACTCTTATATGTAACCAGAAATGCCTGCACTGCTGGAGACCTACTGAAATAGACGTTGATATGCCTACAGACTATGATTCCCCGGAGGACATAGTCAGCTCCGCGATCGAGTCCCAGAGAAAACTGCTGACAGGATTCGGACATTCTGCTCCTCCCCACCTCTGGAAGGAAGGGAACGATCCAAAACATGTTGCGATATCCCTTTCCGGTGAACCAACACTTTTCCCGCATCTTCCTGAGCTCATAGAGGAGTTCAAAAGGAAAGGTTTCACAACTTTTGTTGTGAGCAACGGCACTGTGCCTGAAATGATGGCAAAGATAGACCCTGCTCAATTATATATGAGCCTTGATGCCCCTGACAGGGAGACCTACGAAAAGGTCTGTGTCCCCAACTCCCCCCGCCTGTGGGACAATATCCTCAGGTCACTGGAGATCCTCAGGGATAAGGAAACAAGGACTGTTATCCGTATCACCCTCATCAAAGGCGTCAATATGTTCGACCCGCAAGGCTATGCAGAACTTATAAAGATCGCAGATCCGGATTATATAGAGGTCAAAGCCTACATGCACCTTGGTTTCTCCAGGAAGAGACTCCCGCGTGAAGCTATGCCTTTACCTGAGGAGGTTCTTGAATTCTCAGAAGAACTGGCAGATCATCTTGGTTACAAGGTTGCAGGTAACGTTGAGGTCAGCAGGGTCGTACTGTTATCAAAAGATGGTTCTGTGACCCATCTGATGTGA
- the prf1 gene encoding peptide chain release factor aRF-1 produces MSEQSAHSKYEFKKSLEELRTKKGRGTELISLYIPPTKQISDVTSQLRTEHGQAANIKSKVTRDNVQGALESLLSRLRYVEVPENGIVFFTGAVDIGANKTNMETRIVEPPQPIVTYRYHCDSAFFLEPLEEMLKDAKTYGLLVLDRREATVGLLVGKRIEPSRNLTSTVPGKQRKGGQSAHRFQQLRLIAIHDFYKRIGDAASEVFLTIDHKDFQGVLIGGPSPTKEEFESGEFLHHEIQKKVLGLFDVAYTDESGLSELVNAASDRLADIDLMVEKKLMQRFLTELVADSGKAAYGEVQVRENLNIGAVEVLMISEGLRAERLTLKCPNGDYDNAITRNFKPGEEDTSNIPCPVCGMNVELVERVDIVDELSELADQMATQVEFISTDFDEGSQLLNAFGGIVAILRFSTGV; encoded by the coding sequence ATGTCAGAACAATCTGCTCATTCAAAATATGAATTTAAAAAGTCACTGGAGGAGCTACGTACCAAAAAAGGACGTGGTACAGAGCTTATCTCATTGTACATCCCTCCCACAAAGCAAATATCTGATGTAACATCACAGCTCAGGACAGAGCACGGTCAGGCTGCTAACATCAAATCAAAGGTAACTCGTGATAATGTACAGGGTGCACTTGAATCCCTGTTATCAAGGCTCAGATATGTGGAAGTCCCTGAGAACGGTATCGTTTTCTTCACAGGTGCTGTGGATATAGGCGCAAACAAGACCAATATGGAAACACGTATAGTCGAGCCTCCTCAGCCAATAGTGACCTATAGGTATCACTGCGATTCAGCCTTTTTCCTTGAACCTCTTGAGGAGATGCTGAAGGATGCAAAGACATATGGTCTTCTGGTGCTTGACAGAAGGGAAGCAACAGTAGGTCTTCTTGTTGGTAAGCGCATCGAACCTTCAAGGAACCTGACCTCTACGGTTCCTGGAAAGCAGAGGAAGGGTGGTCAGAGTGCACACAGGTTCCAGCAGCTCAGGCTTATCGCTATCCATGATTTCTACAAGCGTATCGGTGATGCTGCAAGTGAGGTCTTCCTGACAATAGATCACAAGGACTTCCAGGGAGTGCTTATCGGCGGTCCTTCCCCTACAAAGGAAGAGTTCGAGTCAGGTGAGTTCCTGCACCATGAGATCCAGAAGAAGGTGCTTGGTCTCTTCGATGTTGCATACACTGACGAGTCCGGTCTTTCAGAACTGGTGAATGCTGCCAGTGACAGGCTTGCAGATATCGACCTCATGGTTGAGAAAAAGCTCATGCAGCGCTTCTTAACAGAACTCGTTGCTGATTCAGGCAAGGCTGCCTACGGTGAGGTACAGGTCCGTGAGAACCTGAACATCGGCGCTGTAGAGGTACTTATGATATCCGAGGGCCTGAGGGCAGAAAGACTCACCCTTAAGTGTCCGAATGGGGATTATGACAATGCTATCACCCGTAATTTCAAACCGGGTGAAGAGGACACTTCGAATATCCCATGTCCTGTATGTGGAATGAATGTCGAGCTTGTAGAAAGGGTCGATATCGTGGATGAACTCTCAGAACTTGCCGACCAGATGGCAACGCAGGTGGAGTTCATATCAACCGACTTCGATGAAGGTTCCCAGCTCCTGAACGCATTCGGCGGAATAGTGGCTATCCTGAGGTTCAGTACCGGTGTCTGA
- the argS gene encoding arginine--tRNA ligase produces the protein MFLEFKRQVTEALENALSSLGYETDDLGLEPSQHADIASKVAFRLAAQAKSNPKELAEKIVAAIELPEGSLIGDIKTVGPYINISAGRNYVDDTVNAILDEKEAFGGNFCEGRILIEHTSANPNGPLHVGHIRNSIIGDTLVRILKKAGYDVETQYYVNDMGRQIAIVSWALSLFEFDTSRKPDHAIADVYIKANAILNEEPDKVAEIDKRMQLVESGDEETIKSFDEAVEFAVTGIKETLLRMNVSHDSFPHESSFIRSGAVSRIVEEIKETGRTEDDNGALVVDLADYGFEKTLVIQRSDGTSLYTTRDLAYHEWKGERADRMIDVLGADHKLISGQLKATLNAIGKKEPEIVIFEFVSLPEGSMSTRRGKFISADDLLDQIEESAYAEVQKRRPEMEEEFKKEVASMVGIGAVRYDIVKVSPEKSTVFDWNEALDFEKQGAPFIQYSHARACNILKKAEEEGKWDPEGKIDPSLLTEDTEVDLIKKMAAFDSIIDACARDLKPHTIAIYSRELADAFNQFYRFVPVVSAEEDDIRASRLALVNCARIVLANALDTLGIGAPESM, from the coding sequence TTGTTCCTTGAATTTAAAAGACAGGTTACAGAGGCTCTTGAGAATGCCCTTTCGTCCCTTGGTTACGAGACGGACGACCTGGGACTTGAGCCATCACAGCATGCAGATATCGCTTCAAAGGTCGCTTTCAGGCTGGCTGCACAGGCAAAGAGCAATCCTAAAGAGCTCGCTGAAAAGATAGTGGCTGCAATCGAACTTCCTGAAGGTTCCCTTATAGGCGATATCAAGACCGTTGGTCCTTACATCAATATATCTGCAGGACGCAATTACGTTGACGACACGGTGAACGCCATACTTGATGAGAAGGAGGCTTTTGGAGGCAATTTCTGCGAAGGCAGGATACTCATAGAGCATACCTCTGCCAATCCTAATGGTCCACTCCATGTAGGCCACATCCGAAACTCGATTATCGGTGACACACTTGTACGTATACTCAAGAAGGCGGGTTATGATGTCGAGACCCAGTACTATGTTAACGATATGGGTCGTCAGATAGCTATCGTTTCATGGGCACTCTCACTTTTCGAGTTCGACACGTCAAGAAAACCCGATCACGCAATAGCAGACGTTTACATCAAGGCAAATGCGATCCTCAATGAGGAACCTGACAAGGTAGCTGAGATCGACAAACGCATGCAGCTTGTGGAAAGTGGAGATGAGGAGACCATCAAGAGCTTTGATGAAGCTGTGGAATTTGCAGTAACAGGTATCAAAGAGACCCTTCTGCGTATGAATGTCAGCCATGACAGTTTCCCTCATGAATCCAGTTTCATCCGTTCCGGTGCCGTCTCCAGGATCGTTGAGGAGATAAAGGAAACCGGAAGGACAGAGGATGACAACGGTGCACTTGTTGTGGACCTTGCAGACTACGGCTTTGAAAAGACACTTGTCATCCAGCGTAGTGACGGAACCTCTCTCTATACGACACGTGACCTTGCGTACCACGAGTGGAAAGGAGAACGTGCAGACAGGATGATCGACGTGCTGGGAGCAGATCACAAGCTCATCTCCGGTCAGCTCAAGGCAACTCTCAATGCAATAGGTAAGAAGGAACCTGAGATCGTTATCTTCGAGTTCGTCTCACTCCCTGAAGGTTCCATGAGCACACGCCGTGGGAAGTTCATCTCTGCTGATGACCTGCTCGACCAGATAGAGGAGAGCGCATATGCAGAGGTCCAGAAACGCAGACCTGAGATGGAAGAAGAGTTCAAGAAAGAGGTCGCCAGCATGGTTGGTATCGGTGCTGTCAGGTACGATATTGTGAAGGTCTCACCTGAGAAGTCCACGGTATTCGACTGGAACGAGGCACTTGACTTCGAGAAGCAGGGTGCTCCATTCATCCAGTATTCACATGCAAGGGCATGCAACATTCTCAAGAAGGCAGAAGAGGAAGGTAAATGGGACCCTGAAGGAAAGATCGATCCTTCACTTCTTACAGAGGATACCGAGGTCGACCTTATCAAGAAGATGGCAGCTTTTGACAGTATCATCGATGCTTGTGCAAGGGACCTGAAACCACACACAATTGCCATATATTCAAGAGAACTCGCAGATGCTTTCAATCAGTTCTACAGGTTCGTGCCTGTTGTAAGTGCTGAAGAGGACGACATAAGGGCAAGCAGACTGGCCCTTGTGAACTGTGCAAGGATAGTTCTTGCTAATGCTCTCGATACTCTTGGTATCGGTGCACCTGAATCAATGTGA
- a CDS encoding ATP-binding protein codes for MVRFYGRVKELSQLEEIYNAPASSLVVFYGRRRVGKTELSKEFVKDRKSLYLFVETKSEELLLRDLEIELGNMTGIRPRLDSFDDFFTIVFGMQEKLVIVLDEFQNFAKVNPDFFSKFQRYWDAHHRESQHMFIVIGSFVGMMKRIFEESKEPLFGRATYLFNIKPFTFADSYVFLNGLSSFELEEAMKTYFILGGVPKYLLLAAQFSEPDARSVFRKLFVETQMLMEEAKNILVLEFGSEHKGYFSILEAIASGKVIPSHIADYTAIPHGTVSKYLNELVNKYELVKKEEPVISGGSRNSRYFLQDNFFNFWFRFIYKHYGTFEIDPELAEDIVMKDLNTYFGYAYEDVAKEVLIMLNKQQKLPFRFTDIGKWWKKETEIDLIAFDKTSHDALFCEVKWKHLSEKEAISIIEKLKEKSKKVSGTWNENYCLIARKIDGKEKLDFLAFDMEDIKRECTERD; via the coding sequence ATGGTAAGATTCTATGGCCGCGTGAAGGAACTCTCTCAGCTTGAAGAGATATACAATGCTCCTGCTTCATCCCTGGTCGTGTTCTATGGGAGGCGGCGTGTGGGGAAAACCGAGCTGAGCAAGGAGTTTGTGAAGGACAGGAAAAGCCTTTACCTCTTCGTGGAGACAAAAAGTGAAGAGCTTCTGTTGCGTGATCTGGAGATCGAACTTGGGAATATGACAGGCATCAGGCCGCGTCTGGATAGTTTTGACGACTTTTTCACGATCGTATTCGGTATGCAGGAAAAGCTGGTGATAGTACTTGATGAGTTCCAGAACTTTGCAAAAGTGAACCCGGACTTCTTTTCCAAATTCCAGAGATACTGGGATGCTCATCACCGCGAAAGTCAACACATGTTCATAGTCATAGGTTCCTTTGTGGGAATGATGAAGAGGATCTTTGAGGAAAGCAAAGAACCACTCTTTGGCAGGGCTACCTACCTCTTTAACATCAAGCCTTTCACCTTTGCAGACAGCTATGTCTTCCTGAACGGTCTTAGCTCCTTCGAACTGGAAGAGGCAATGAAGACCTACTTCATCCTGGGAGGAGTACCAAAATACCTGCTCCTTGCAGCACAGTTCAGCGAGCCGGATGCCCGGAGCGTCTTCAGGAAGCTCTTCGTAGAGACACAGATGCTCATGGAAGAAGCAAAGAACATACTCGTTCTGGAATTCGGTTCAGAGCACAAAGGGTACTTTTCCATCCTTGAGGCCATTGCATCAGGCAAAGTCATCCCTTCACACATAGCAGATTACACCGCAATACCACATGGAACGGTTTCAAAATACCTCAACGAGCTTGTAAACAAATATGAACTGGTCAAAAAGGAAGAGCCAGTGATATCCGGAGGGTCACGTAACTCCAGATATTTCCTGCAGGATAATTTCTTCAACTTCTGGTTCAGGTTCATCTACAAACACTACGGAACCTTCGAAATTGACCCAGAGCTTGCAGAGGATATTGTCATGAAGGATCTGAATACGTATTTCGGATATGCGTACGAAGATGTGGCAAAGGAGGTGCTCATAATGCTGAATAAACAGCAAAAACTGCCTTTCAGATTCACTGATATCGGGAAATGGTGGAAAAAAGAAACAGAGATCGACCTTATCGCCTTTGACAAGACCAGTCATGATGCCTTGTTCTGTGAAGTTAAATGGAAACATCTCTCAGAAAAGGAAGCCATAAGCATAATAGAGAAACTGAAAGAGAAATCAAAAAAGGTTAGTGGCACATGGAACGAGAACTACTGCCTGATAGCCAGAAAGATCGACGGAAAAGAAAAACTTGATTTTCTTGCTTTTGATATGGAAGACATCAAAAGAGAATGCACTGAACGAGATTGA
- a CDS encoding DUF427 domain-containing protein translates to MAKATWNGAVLAESNETIVIEGNHYFPPDSVNMEYFRNSDLHTTCSWKGVASYYDISVGGDVNSAAAWYYPEPKKSSLEIVGKDYSNYIAFWKGVSVED, encoded by the coding sequence ATGGCTAAAGCTACATGGAACGGTGCTGTTCTCGCAGAGAGCAATGAAACCATTGTGATCGAAGGAAATCATTACTTTCCACCGGATTCGGTAAATATGGAATACTTCAGGAACAGTGACCTTCATACGACATGTTCATGGAAAGGTGTTGCCAGTTATTATGACATCTCTGTGGGCGGAGATGTGAACAGTGCTGCTGCATGGTACTATCCCGAGCCGAAGAAAAGTTCACTTGAGATCGTCGGGAAGGATTACAGCAACTATATCGCATTCTGGAAAGGTGTTTCAGTAGAGGACTGA